The Larimichthys crocea isolate SSNF chromosome XI, L_crocea_2.0, whole genome shotgun sequence genome has a segment encoding these proteins:
- the tmem181 gene encoding transmembrane protein 181 isoform X1, which produces MDNDYSSGLENPLYSELKYFCRKIQEAYKELKEDLTPYRDDRFYRLAPMRLYTLSKRHFVLVFVLFLICFALTVFIGIAGPRIIQENKHDGDQFLLKNFSVKTGPFNLISPLLTTYNQQLWLTCVMQAEHSNMGDFQQPFEINVQLKGVMQDASVMRINNARQKSRTLHCGSKCDEIIVLHLGYLNYTQYQVVVSFKGLENITYEIKVKFVWKTYNPTFSQVEIWFRFVFVVLTFMVTCLFAHSLRKFSMRDWGIEQKWMSILLPLLLLYNDPFFPLSFLVNSWFPGTLDAFFQALFLCALLLFWLCVYHGIRVQGERKCLTFYLPKLIIVGLLWLSAVTLGIWQTVNELQDPTYQYKVDIKNFEGMKVFFLIIVALYVLYLIFLVVRACSELKNMPYSDLRLRFLTALTFVVLVISMVILYLRFGAKALQDNFVAELSTHYQNSAEFLSFYGLLNFYLYTLAFVYSPSKNALYDSQLKDNPAFSMLNDSDDEVIYGSDYEDMPLQNGRAIKATAKYQDESDSD; this is translated from the exons ATGGACAACGACTACTCGTCCGGTTTGGAAAACCCTCTGTACAGCGAGCTGAAATACTTCTGTAGGAAGATACAGGAGGCCTACAAAGAGCTGAAGGAGGACCTGACACCTTACCGAGATGATCGCTTTTACAG ACTGGCCCCAATGCGGCTCTACACCTTGTCCAAAAGACATTTTGTCCTGGTCTTCGTGCTGTTCCTGATCTGCTTTGCCCTCACAGTCTTCATCGGGATTGCAG GTCCCAGGATCattcaggaaaacaaacacgATGGCGATCAGTTTCTTCTCAAGAACTTCTCAGTTAAG actGGGCCCTTCAATCTGATTTCTCCTCTGCTCACCACCTACAACCAGCAGCTATGGCTCACCTGTGTGATGCAGGCtgaacacagcaaca tggGAGACTTCCAGCAGCCTTTTGAGATCAACGTTCAGCTGAAGGGAGTGATGCAGGACGCCAGCGTGATGCGCATCAACAACGCGCGCCAGAAGTCACGAACGCTACACTGCGGGAGT AAATGTGATGAGATCATTGTGCTCCATCTGGGCTATCTGAACTACACCCAGTACCAGGTTGTGGTCAGCTTCAAAGGTCTCGAAAATATCACGTATGAAATCAAAGTGAAGTTTGTG TGGAAAACGTACAACCCCACCTTCTCGCAAGTGGAGATCTGGTTCCGgtttgtctttgtggttttgacCTTTATGGTGACG tgtttgtttgcacaCTCGCTGAGGAAGTTCTCCATGAGGGATTGGGGCATAGAACAGAAGTGGATGTCTATCCTTCTCCCTTTGCTGCTGCTCTACAACG ATCCATTTTTCCCGCTGTCATTCCTGGTGAACAGCTGGTTTCCGGGGACGTTGGACGCTTTCTTCCAGGCTCTGTTCCTGTGTGCCCTGCTGCTCTTCTGGCTCTGTGTTTATCACGGCATCAGGGTTCAG GGTGAGAGGAAATGTCTGACGTTCTACCTGCCTAAGCTGATCATTGTAGgtcttctgtggctctcagCGGTTACATTGGGCATATGGCAAAC GGTTAATGAACTCCAAGACCCGACCTATCAGTATAAAGTGGACATAAAGAACTTTGAG GGCATGAAGGTCTTCTTCCTGATTATAGTCGCCCTTTACGTCCTCTACCTGATCTTCCTGGTCGTCAGAGCTTGTTCTGAACTCAAGAACATGCCTTACTCAG ATCTCCGGCTCAGGTTTTTGACAGCGCTGACATTTGTCGTCCTTGTTATAAG caTGGTCATTCTCTACCTGAGGTTTGGTGCCAAGGCTCTCCAAGATAATTTCGTCGCCGAGTTGTCTACTCATTACCAAAATT CAGCTGaatttttatctttctatgGCCTGCTCAACTTTTACTTGTACACATTAGCATTTGTGTACTCCCCCTCCAAGAACGCCCTCTATG ACTCCCAGTTGAAGGATAACCCTGCTTTCTCCATGCTAAATGACTCAGATGATGAAGTCATATACGG GAGTGATTACGAGGACATGCCTTTACAAAACGGACGCGCTATCAAAGCAACTGCGAAGTACCAGGATGAGAGCGACAGCGACTGA
- the tmem181 gene encoding transmembrane protein 181 isoform X2 — MELLAPMRLYTLSKRHFVLVFVLFLICFALTVFIGIAGPRIIQENKHDGDQFLLKNFSVKTGPFNLISPLLTTYNQQLWLTCVMQAEHSNMGDFQQPFEINVQLKGVMQDASVMRINNARQKSRTLHCGSKCDEIIVLHLGYLNYTQYQVVVSFKGLENITYEIKVKFVWKTYNPTFSQVEIWFRFVFVVLTFMVTCLFAHSLRKFSMRDWGIEQKWMSILLPLLLLYNDPFFPLSFLVNSWFPGTLDAFFQALFLCALLLFWLCVYHGIRVQGERKCLTFYLPKLIIVGLLWLSAVTLGIWQTVNELQDPTYQYKVDIKNFEGMKVFFLIIVALYVLYLIFLVVRACSELKNMPYSDLRLRFLTALTFVVLVISMVILYLRFGAKALQDNFVAELSTHYQNSAEFLSFYGLLNFYLYTLAFVYSPSKNALYDSQLKDNPAFSMLNDSDDEVIYGSDYEDMPLQNGRAIKATAKYQDESDSD, encoded by the exons ATGGAGCT ACTGGCCCCAATGCGGCTCTACACCTTGTCCAAAAGACATTTTGTCCTGGTCTTCGTGCTGTTCCTGATCTGCTTTGCCCTCACAGTCTTCATCGGGATTGCAG GTCCCAGGATCattcaggaaaacaaacacgATGGCGATCAGTTTCTTCTCAAGAACTTCTCAGTTAAG actGGGCCCTTCAATCTGATTTCTCCTCTGCTCACCACCTACAACCAGCAGCTATGGCTCACCTGTGTGATGCAGGCtgaacacagcaaca tggGAGACTTCCAGCAGCCTTTTGAGATCAACGTTCAGCTGAAGGGAGTGATGCAGGACGCCAGCGTGATGCGCATCAACAACGCGCGCCAGAAGTCACGAACGCTACACTGCGGGAGT AAATGTGATGAGATCATTGTGCTCCATCTGGGCTATCTGAACTACACCCAGTACCAGGTTGTGGTCAGCTTCAAAGGTCTCGAAAATATCACGTATGAAATCAAAGTGAAGTTTGTG TGGAAAACGTACAACCCCACCTTCTCGCAAGTGGAGATCTGGTTCCGgtttgtctttgtggttttgacCTTTATGGTGACG tgtttgtttgcacaCTCGCTGAGGAAGTTCTCCATGAGGGATTGGGGCATAGAACAGAAGTGGATGTCTATCCTTCTCCCTTTGCTGCTGCTCTACAACG ATCCATTTTTCCCGCTGTCATTCCTGGTGAACAGCTGGTTTCCGGGGACGTTGGACGCTTTCTTCCAGGCTCTGTTCCTGTGTGCCCTGCTGCTCTTCTGGCTCTGTGTTTATCACGGCATCAGGGTTCAG GGTGAGAGGAAATGTCTGACGTTCTACCTGCCTAAGCTGATCATTGTAGgtcttctgtggctctcagCGGTTACATTGGGCATATGGCAAAC GGTTAATGAACTCCAAGACCCGACCTATCAGTATAAAGTGGACATAAAGAACTTTGAG GGCATGAAGGTCTTCTTCCTGATTATAGTCGCCCTTTACGTCCTCTACCTGATCTTCCTGGTCGTCAGAGCTTGTTCTGAACTCAAGAACATGCCTTACTCAG ATCTCCGGCTCAGGTTTTTGACAGCGCTGACATTTGTCGTCCTTGTTATAAG caTGGTCATTCTCTACCTGAGGTTTGGTGCCAAGGCTCTCCAAGATAATTTCGTCGCCGAGTTGTCTACTCATTACCAAAATT CAGCTGaatttttatctttctatgGCCTGCTCAACTTTTACTTGTACACATTAGCATTTGTGTACTCCCCCTCCAAGAACGCCCTCTATG ACTCCCAGTTGAAGGATAACCCTGCTTTCTCCATGCTAAATGACTCAGATGATGAAGTCATATACGG GAGTGATTACGAGGACATGCCTTTACAAAACGGACGCGCTATCAAAGCAACTGCGAAGTACCAGGATGAGAGCGACAGCGACTGA
- the dynlt1b gene encoding dynein light chain Tctex-type 1 yields MDDYQTEEETVFVVEKWQIIKESIEAVIGGNAYQHSRVNHWTTSVVEQCLSQLSKLGKPFKYIVTCIIMQKNGAGLQTASACFWDNNTDGSCAVRWENKSMYCIASVFGLAI; encoded by the exons ACCGTGTTCGTGGTTGAGAAGTGGCAAATAATCAAAGAG TCAATAGAAGCAGTCATAGGAGGAAATGCCTACCAGCACAGCAGAGTGAACCACTGGACCACCAGTGTGGTGGAGCAGTGCCTCAGTCAACTCAGCAAGTTGGGGAAGCCTTTCAAATATATCG TAACCTGTATCATCATGCAGAAGAACGGAGCAGGTCTGCAGACAGCTAGCGCATGCTTCTGGGACAACAATACTGATG GAAGCTGTGCTGTGAGATGGGAGAACAAGTCCATGTACTGTATCGCCAGTGTCTTTGGGCTGGCTATTTGA